The proteins below come from a single Candidatus Bathyarchaeota archaeon genomic window:
- a CDS encoding Lrp/AsnC family transcriptional regulator: MDETDKKIITQLQADGRTTLQEIAQNIGLTSMGAKKRLQKLQKNGTIKVTALINPNALQLHPALVMLEMESAEAMQNLLDRFKECPRVVQIFKTIGGYNLIALVVAENKETLESISMEKCSLRCSQGIRRSEFYPVTDTFFSPFLQIREGLTHKHNKRAPCNVECDPCRRFETKKCVGCPTTDHYRGTL, from the coding sequence ATGGATGAAACCGACAAGAAAATAATCACCCAGCTCCAAGCCGACGGACGAACAACCCTCCAAGAAATCGCCCAAAACATCGGACTCACCAGCATGGGCGCCAAAAAACGCCTCCAAAAACTCCAAAAAAACGGAACCATAAAAGTCACCGCCCTCATCAACCCCAACGCCCTCCAACTTCACCCCGCCCTAGTCATGCTGGAAATGGAAAGCGCCGAAGCCATGCAGAACCTGCTTGACCGCTTCAAAGAGTGCCCCCGAGTCGTGCAGATATTCAAAACCATCGGCGGCTACAACCTCATCGCGCTGGTCGTGGCTGAAAACAAAGAAACCCTCGAAAGCATCTCGATGGAGAAGTGCTCTCTACGGTGTAGCCAGGGCATACGGCGCTCCGAGTTCTATCCCGTCACTGACACTTTCTTTTCTCCTTTTCTGCAGATCCGTGAGGGGCTCACGCATAAACATAACAAACGTGCCCCCTGCAACGTTGAATGCGACCCCTGCAGGCGCTTTGAAACCAAGAAATGCGTTGGCTGCCCCACAACTGACCATTACCGCGGTACCCTCTGA
- a CDS encoding ATP-binding protein: MIVTVASGKGGTGKTSVAVNMALGVGCVQFLDCDVEEPNAHLLLHSTQIRTQPVHAAVPIINEALCSHCGACSKFCRYNALFTTKEKTLVFQELCHSCGGCIRICPQKAILEEQHRIGTMHFDVAGDLSLIYGELEVGKPLAVPVIKAVKRQIDKNQDAIVDSPPGTSCSFVETVRSSDFCLLVTEPTPFGLHDLSIAVEVLRKMAVPMGVVVNRAGIGDTKIYQYCKDQDIPILLEIPYDRRIAELYSNGIPFSAEMPQWKNKFQALYNQIRELTQQ, from the coding sequence ATGATTGTAACAGTTGCTAGCGGCAAAGGAGGCACAGGCAAAACATCCGTAGCGGTGAACATGGCGCTCGGCGTGGGCTGCGTGCAGTTCTTAGATTGCGACGTCGAGGAACCAAACGCGCACCTACTTTTACATTCAACTCAAATAAGGACTCAGCCGGTCCACGCAGCAGTCCCTATCATAAACGAAGCGCTATGCAGCCACTGTGGAGCCTGCTCTAAATTCTGCCGCTACAACGCCCTGTTTACAACCAAAGAAAAAACCCTAGTTTTCCAAGAGCTCTGCCATAGCTGCGGCGGCTGCATCAGGATCTGCCCCCAGAAAGCCATCCTAGAAGAGCAACACCGCATCGGAACAATGCATTTTGATGTGGCTGGTGATTTATCGCTAATTTACGGTGAACTCGAGGTAGGCAAGCCCTTGGCGGTTCCAGTCATCAAAGCCGTAAAGAGGCAAATCGACAAGAACCAGGATGCCATCGTGGATTCGCCGCCGGGAACCTCATGCAGCTTTGTGGAGACGGTCAGGAGCAGCGATTTCTGTCTCCTCGTTACGGAGCCTACGCCGTTTGGGCTCCATGACCTCTCAATCGCGGTTGAGGTGCTCAGGAAAATGGCTGTACCCATGGGAGTGGTGGTTAACCGCGCAGGCATCGGCGACACCAAAATTTATCAGTACTGCAAAGACCAGGATATCCCCATCCTTTTGGAGATTCCTTATGATCGCAGAATCGCCGAGTTATATTCAAATGGGATCCCCTTCAGCGCCGAAATGCCGCAGTGGAAAAACAAGTTCCAAGCACTCTACAACCAGATACGGGAGCTGACGCAGCAATGA
- a CDS encoding DUF362 domain-containing protein encodes MTVHLLPWDTSRNLLEEASRLYDKAQTFSGIEKGDLVAVKLHVGELGNPYYVQPFFIHDIVRRIKEQGGKPFLTDSNTYYLAQRHNAVDHMHTALMNGFNIAPFIVADGLRSENYRTVKTKGVLGEIEVSGAIAEADAMIVVSHCKGHELSGFGGAIKNVAMGCTPHAGKLRQHRAIGLEIDLSKCTGCGKCREACAFGIPEIIEGKAHNTSSKCMRCPVCIDACPTNAIRFTDKENLCRALASAAYGVLSTFNPEKVSYVSFAKDISEGCDCLPNPGARVQHDVGVFASDSAVSIDAAFLHSIDMEVFNKASQVDCMVQVSEAKALGLSGEDAPRIDLLK; translated from the coding sequence ATGACTGTTCATCTTTTACCGTGGGATACCAGCCGTAACCTGCTTGAAGAAGCCAGCCGCCTCTATGACAAAGCACAGACGTTTAGCGGCATCGAAAAAGGTGATTTAGTCGCTGTTAAGCTGCATGTGGGCGAGTTAGGCAACCCCTACTATGTACAGCCCTTCTTTATCCACGACATCGTACGCCGCATCAAAGAGCAGGGCGGCAAACCCTTCTTGACTGATTCTAACACCTACTATTTAGCGCAGCGCCACAACGCCGTCGACCACATGCATACAGCCTTGATGAATGGCTTTAACATCGCGCCCTTCATCGTCGCAGACGGCTTGCGGAGCGAAAACTATCGAACCGTAAAAACCAAAGGGGTCCTCGGCGAAATCGAGGTTTCAGGGGCCATCGCTGAGGCCGACGCCATGATTGTTGTTTCCCACTGCAAAGGACATGAACTGAGCGGCTTTGGCGGAGCCATAAAAAACGTGGCGATGGGCTGCACGCCGCATGCAGGGAAGCTGCGTCAGCACCGTGCCATCGGCTTGGAAATCGACCTCTCCAAATGCACTGGCTGCGGCAAATGCAGAGAAGCCTGCGCCTTCGGCATCCCAGAAATCATCGAGGGCAAAGCACATAACACCTCCAGTAAGTGCATGCGCTGCCCCGTCTGCATAGATGCCTGCCCCACCAACGCCATCCGCTTCACCGATAAAGAAAACCTCTGCCGGGCACTCGCTTCAGCCGCATACGGTGTGCTCTCGACGTTTAATCCGGAAAAGGTTTCCTATGTGAGCTTCGCCAAGGACATCTCTGAGGGCTGCGATTGCCTGCCTAACCCCGGCGCAAGGGTGCAGCATGACGTGGGGGTTTTTGCTTCGGATTCAGCGGTCTCCATCGACGCTGCTTTTCTGCACTCGATAGACATGGAAGTTTTTAACAAAGCGTCACAGGTTGATTGTATGGTGCAGGTTTCTGAGGCAAAGGCATTGGGGTTATCAGGCGAAGATGCGCCCCGAATCGATTTGCTCAAGTGA
- a CDS encoding P-loop NTPase, giving the protein MKQLTVLSGKGGTGKTSLTACFAVLAKKAVVADCDVDAPDLHMLLHPKVMETQSFSGSKVALIDKAKCISCGACKQACRFDAVTDASEIDAVACEGCGVCTLVCPSKAISLVDRIAGHAYFSRIAQGFMSHAMLFPGEANSGKLVTLVRQNAKVTAQKEGIERVIIDGSPGIGCPVIASISGVDAALIVTEPTLSGIHDLDRGLQLLAHFKVPAYVCVNMYDINLQNTQKIEQFCRGHAVEAVGRIPFDPQVTEAMVHGETIVEYAPDSGAAKAIRAIWDKMASNPYLPKIS; this is encoded by the coding sequence ATGAAGCAGCTCACTGTTCTAAGCGGCAAGGGCGGCACAGGAAAAACCTCGCTGACAGCCTGCTTTGCGGTCCTGGCAAAGAAGGCGGTGGTGGCGGACTGCGATGTGGACGCGCCCGACCTGCATATGCTGTTGCATCCAAAAGTCATGGAAACCCAGAGTTTCAGCGGCTCAAAAGTAGCCTTAATCGATAAAGCCAAATGCATCAGCTGCGGCGCCTGCAAGCAAGCATGCCGATTTGACGCCGTAACCGATGCCTCAGAAATCGATGCGGTAGCCTGTGAAGGATGCGGCGTATGCACCCTTGTCTGCCCCTCGAAAGCGATTTCTTTGGTAGACCGTATCGCGGGTCACGCTTACTTCTCAAGGATTGCTCAGGGCTTCATGTCTCATGCCATGCTTTTTCCAGGCGAAGCCAACTCGGGCAAACTCGTAACGCTGGTGAGGCAAAACGCTAAAGTCACAGCGCAAAAAGAAGGCATCGAAAGGGTCATAATCGACGGTTCCCCCGGCATCGGTTGCCCAGTCATCGCCTCCATCTCAGGAGTCGACGCAGCCCTAATCGTCACGGAACCCACGCTATCAGGCATACATGACCTCGACCGTGGCCTTCAGCTGCTGGCGCACTTTAAAGTCCCCGCCTACGTCTGCGTGAACATGTACGACATAAACCTGCAGAACACCCAGAAAATCGAGCAGTTCTGCCGCGGGCATGCCGTGGAAGCGGTGGGCAGAATCCCCTTTGACCCACAAGTCACTGAGGCCATGGTCCACGGAGAAACCATCGTGGAGTATGCACCCGACAGCGGGGCGGCCAAAGCAATACGTGCAATCTGGGATAAGATGGCATCCAATCCCTATCTGCCCAAAATCAGCTAA
- a CDS encoding 2-oxoacid:ferredoxin oxidoreductase subunit alpha — protein MVIESLNWMAGGPQGSGVDTASTIFGRACGYGGLFVFGRREYHSNIKTMHSYFHQRISKQPTLANVSDVDLLAAFDAETVVRHVGEVVNEGGIIVDSRYLDVNVLDIITFSEEEKAVVRQFIKDNNVAGETIQDFLNHAKTKNIQVFPVPYMDLLKQIGQKLNIEKMSLLTKMINVLAIGVSFALLKYDRKLVEDAIKATFHEKIAAMNIAAVDAAYDYTEKTFNTANFKRKLEKQPTSEARIFLSGNQAVGMGKVVGGCRIQTYYPITPAADESEYIEAHEILKTKKGSKEAVIVLQTEDEIAAINSASGACLAGARAATSTSGPGFCLMVEGLGWAGNNEVPVVITYYQRGGPATGQPTRHSQQDLRFAMHAAHGEFGRIIVASGDIEECFYDAAGVFNLAEKYQMPVIHLLDKAMANSSATYPTFGYGKVKIDRGLVVGEKDLEGKTYKRFQFTQTGISPRAFLGTKNAVQWYSGDEHNEMGNINEEPENRRKMLEKRIDKLALVDKEVPIELKVNEFGDLDSENIVVSWGSPKGAIVEALNQLKDEGYSLGFIQIRMLHPLPSAYLNKKLMGKTRIIDIEDNHDAQLAGVITQYALVKPNFYILKYTGRPMTVTEVYGALKNILDNKAAERQVLTYGA, from the coding sequence ATGGTAATTGAGAGTTTAAACTGGATGGCAGGTGGACCGCAGGGCAGCGGAGTTGACACTGCATCCACCATCTTTGGCAGAGCCTGCGGATACGGAGGACTCTTCGTTTTTGGCAGACGCGAATACCACTCAAACATCAAAACAATGCATAGCTACTTCCATCAGCGCATCAGCAAGCAGCCCACGCTGGCTAATGTAAGCGATGTGGATTTGCTGGCGGCGTTTGATGCGGAGACGGTGGTGCGGCATGTCGGCGAAGTCGTGAATGAAGGCGGCATAATCGTTGATTCCCGCTACCTCGACGTGAATGTATTGGACATAATCACTTTCTCTGAGGAAGAAAAAGCCGTCGTTCGCCAATTCATCAAAGACAACAACGTAGCCGGCGAAACCATCCAAGACTTCCTCAACCACGCCAAAACAAAAAACATCCAGGTTTTCCCCGTCCCATACATGGACCTGCTAAAGCAAATCGGGCAGAAACTCAACATAGAAAAAATGAGCTTACTCACCAAAATGATAAACGTTCTAGCCATCGGCGTATCTTTTGCGCTTCTAAAATACGACCGCAAACTCGTAGAGGACGCCATCAAAGCCACCTTCCACGAGAAAATCGCCGCCATGAACATAGCCGCAGTCGACGCCGCCTACGACTACACAGAAAAAACCTTCAACACCGCCAACTTTAAGCGTAAACTCGAAAAGCAACCAACAAGTGAAGCAAGAATTTTCCTTTCCGGTAACCAGGCAGTCGGCATGGGTAAAGTGGTGGGTGGATGCCGCATACAAACCTACTATCCCATCACGCCTGCGGCGGATGAGAGCGAATACATCGAAGCCCACGAAATCCTTAAAACCAAAAAGGGCAGCAAAGAAGCCGTAATTGTCCTTCAAACCGAAGATGAAATCGCCGCCATAAACTCCGCGTCGGGGGCCTGTCTGGCGGGGGCGCGGGCGGCAACGAGCACCTCGGGGCCCGGCTTCTGCCTAATGGTGGAGGGGCTAGGCTGGGCAGGCAACAACGAAGTCCCAGTCGTTATCACTTACTACCAACGCGGGGGCCCCGCAACCGGGCAGCCTACGCGTCATAGCCAGCAGGACCTGCGTTTTGCGATGCATGCTGCACATGGAGAATTCGGAAGAATCATCGTTGCCTCCGGCGACATCGAAGAATGTTTCTACGATGCAGCCGGCGTCTTCAATTTAGCAGAGAAATACCAGATGCCCGTGATTCACCTGCTCGATAAAGCTATGGCGAATTCCTCGGCTACCTATCCTACGTTTGGCTACGGCAAAGTCAAAATCGACCGTGGACTTGTTGTGGGCGAAAAAGACCTTGAAGGCAAAACTTACAAGCGGTTCCAATTCACCCAAACCGGCATCTCGCCCCGGGCTTTTTTGGGTACAAAGAATGCGGTGCAGTGGTACAGCGGGGACGAACATAACGAGATGGGTAACATTAATGAGGAGCCCGAGAACCGCCGAAAGATGCTAGAGAAACGCATCGATAAGCTTGCGTTGGTGGACAAAGAGGTGCCTATTGAACTTAAAGTAAACGAGTTCGGCGACCTTGACTCCGAGAACATAGTTGTCAGTTGGGGTTCACCTAAAGGCGCCATCGTTGAAGCCCTCAATCAACTTAAAGACGAAGGCTACAGCTTGGGCTTTATACAAATCCGTATGCTTCACCCCTTGCCCTCTGCCTACCTGAACAAGAAACTCATGGGCAAAACCCGCATCATCGACATCGAAGATAACCATGATGCGCAGCTAGCCGGCGTCATCACCCAGTACGCGCTGGTTAAACCCAACTTCTACATCCTCAAATATACGGGGCGGCCCATGACGGTCACAGAGGTCTACGGTGCCCTCAAAAATATCTTAGATAACAAAGCAGCCGAACGGCAGGTGCTCACCTATGGCGCATAA
- a CDS encoding NifB/NifX family molybdenum-iron cluster-binding protein, which yields MKICLTSTTNSPQGQLDPRFGRCPYLLIIDTETHQYEALPNMAASAGGGAGIQAAQTIANRGAKALITGNVGPNAFRALRAAGIEIYIEATGSIGEVLAKFKAGQLRKANSATVGEHSGGIRREE from the coding sequence ATGAAGATCTGTCTAACCTCAACAACAAACAGCCCACAAGGCCAACTTGACCCCCGCTTCGGCAGATGCCCCTACCTCCTAATCATCGACACAGAAACCCATCAATACGAAGCCCTCCCCAACATGGCAGCATCGGCAGGCGGCGGAGCAGGAATACAAGCAGCCCAAACCATAGCAAACAGAGGCGCAAAGGCGCTGATAACCGGCAACGTTGGACCCAACGCTTTTAGAGCGCTACGCGCCGCAGGCATCGAAATCTACATCGAAGCTACCGGCAGCATAGGAGAGGTACTTGCCAAATTTAAGGCGGGGCAGCTCAGGAAAGCAAATTCCGCCACCGTCGGCGAACACAGTGGCGGTATCAGACGGGAGGAATAA
- a CDS encoding DedA family protein — protein MLSSPNLKRYAPILICLAIGIILVAYVVLEVLADSSNHSGGVSLTRTVASWGYSGVFSLMLLEASSLPIPSEIILPFAGYLVSSGHLDFILTLLVATVAALAGSLIDYYIGLKGVEALTKYRLLGRAVFSESQLKVAANYFYRYGAVMVFVGRLIPVVRTLISFPAGAVKMPLAKFVGYTLAGCLIWNSLLIYVGFYLGGKWHEVSDFSHYIVIAVAVAAVGVFVWYLLWRRNKRRRAQEAIKYVT, from the coding sequence TTGCTTTCGAGTCCAAACCTCAAAAGGTACGCTCCAATCCTAATTTGCTTAGCCATTGGCATAATTCTGGTGGCCTACGTGGTCTTGGAGGTTTTGGCGGATTCCTCAAATCACTCCGGCGGAGTATCACTGACACGTACGGTTGCATCTTGGGGATACAGCGGCGTCTTCTCTTTGATGCTGCTTGAAGCCAGCTCACTGCCCATCCCCAGCGAAATCATCTTACCCTTCGCAGGTTACCTTGTCTCAAGCGGGCACCTAGACTTCATCCTCACCTTGCTTGTCGCGACAGTAGCTGCCCTAGCCGGCTCATTAATCGATTACTACATTGGATTAAAAGGCGTGGAAGCCCTCACCAAGTACCGACTTTTGGGCAGAGCCGTCTTCTCTGAGAGCCAACTCAAAGTAGCCGCCAACTACTTCTACCGCTATGGCGCAGTTATGGTTTTTGTGGGCAGACTAATCCCCGTGGTACGCACCCTGATTTCTTTCCCCGCGGGCGCCGTGAAAATGCCCCTTGCCAAGTTTGTCGGCTACACTCTTGCCGGATGCCTCATCTGGAACAGTCTACTCATCTATGTGGGCTTCTATTTGGGGGGTAAATGGCATGAAGTCTCAGATTTCTCCCACTACATTGTCATAGCTGTTGCGGTGGCTGCGGTAGGGGTGTTTGTGTGGTATCTGCTTTGGAGAAGAAACAAAAGACGAAGGGCTCAAGAAGCCATAAAATATGTCACTTGA
- a CDS encoding MBL fold metallo-hydrolase: MATNPPLKAAQKIEVISLMDNTIDFLSSSSKPEVVLLWRWTQRSQPQLPIAEHGFSVLVRVHLDGEVSTVLFDAGMSAEGVVLNAQRMGVDLTTVDWVVLSHGHYDHFGGLSSALNAIGKQNLPLITHDYMFRPRGTASASGTVRVNLPFPSPSQLASAKIINTTQPYLIANGGVCVTGEIPRVTRFEIGYPPNRVQVHGKWIPDPDILDDRALVLHLAGKGLVIISGCAHAGIVNTVRYAQKISGESKVYGVLGGFHLAGKENERRIEATIEEFRCFSPELIAPCHCTGWRAVQAFAREFPEAFAQNSVGHLYRVNGEKTCTNVKC, translated from the coding sequence ATGGCAACAAATCCCCCTTTGAAAGCAGCCCAAAAAATCGAAGTCATCAGCCTAATGGATAACACCATCGATTTCCTATCCAGCAGCAGCAAACCTGAGGTGGTGCTTCTGTGGCGTTGGACCCAGCGTAGCCAGCCGCAGCTTCCAATCGCCGAGCATGGCTTCTCAGTGCTGGTGCGGGTTCACCTTGACGGGGAAGTTTCCACAGTGCTTTTTGATGCGGGCATGAGTGCGGAGGGCGTGGTTTTGAATGCGCAGCGTATGGGCGTAGATTTAACGACGGTGGATTGGGTGGTGCTCTCGCATGGGCACTACGATCACTTCGGCGGGTTATCCTCTGCGCTTAACGCCATCGGCAAGCAGAATTTGCCTTTAATCACCCATGACTACATGTTTAGGCCCCGTGGAACCGCGTCGGCATCGGGCACCGTGCGGGTGAATCTGCCGTTTCCAAGCCCCAGCCAGCTTGCCTCAGCCAAAATCATAAACACTACACAGCCCTACCTCATCGCAAATGGCGGCGTCTGCGTTACAGGAGAAATTCCAAGAGTCACCCGCTTTGAGATCGGTTACCCGCCTAATAGGGTGCAAGTACACGGCAAATGGATCCCTGACCCCGATATCCTTGATGACCGCGCTTTGGTGCTTCATCTGGCGGGGAAGGGGCTGGTGATTATTTCGGGGTGCGCGCACGCCGGCATCGTAAACACCGTGCGCTATGCACAGAAAATCAGCGGAGAGTCGAAGGTTTATGGGGTTTTAGGCGGTTTCCATTTAGCTGGAAAAGAGAACGAGCGGCGAATAGAAGCCACCATCGAGGAGTTCCGATGCTTCAGCCCCGAGTTGATTGCGCCTTGCCACTGCACTGGGTGGCGTGCGGTGCAGGCGTTTGCCCGCGAGTTCCCCGAGGCGTTTGCCCAAAACAGTGTGGGTCATCTTTATCGAGTAAATGGAGAAAAAACATGTACAAATGTAAAGTGTTAA
- a CDS encoding OsmC family protein — protein sequence MAKIIKGRAKLLENTRLIAENGRGHNVICDLPEASGGTNAGPTPLELALMSLAGCGVIIYADVCKNSKIDPGDIEVKVEAEKVPDSPKIANVTMKVKIAAKARRALVEAAWRRTEASCPVFFIYQEQTPVKVEVDITE from the coding sequence TTGGCAAAAATCATCAAGGGAAGAGCAAAACTTCTTGAAAACACCCGCTTAATAGCAGAGAATGGCCGTGGACACAACGTAATCTGCGATTTGCCTGAAGCTTCAGGTGGAACAAACGCGGGTCCAACCCCGCTGGAGCTTGCCTTGATGTCTCTGGCAGGCTGCGGCGTCATTATCTACGCAGACGTGTGCAAGAACAGCAAAATTGACCCCGGCGACATCGAAGTCAAGGTTGAAGCTGAAAAAGTCCCTGACTCACCCAAAATCGCAAACGTCACCATGAAAGTAAAAATCGCTGCCAAAGCACGCAGAGCCCTCGTAGAGGCTGCTTGGCGCCGAACCGAAGCCAGCTGCCCCGTATTCTTTATCTACCAGGAACAAACCCCTGTTAAAGTAGAAGTAGACATCACAGAATAA
- a CDS encoding NifB/NifX family molybdenum-iron cluster-binding protein, protein MTEKIIIPTETHDGINAPLAQHFGRAPYFTVVDLEGGKVTMVMAVTNTSEHVGGTGSPHDTLTRLQPKAVIVYGMGPRGIMAFQSSGIEVLKAVGATVKEVVDAYMQGKLEELSEGCPDAHHH, encoded by the coding sequence ATGACCGAAAAAATAATCATCCCAACAGAAACCCACGATGGCATAAATGCACCGCTCGCACAGCATTTCGGACGCGCGCCCTACTTCACCGTCGTCGACCTTGAAGGAGGCAAAGTAACTATGGTTATGGCAGTCACCAACACCAGCGAACACGTTGGAGGAACAGGTTCTCCGCATGACACCCTCACCAGACTGCAGCCCAAGGCAGTTATAGTCTATGGCATGGGACCACGGGGAATCATGGCTTTCCAGAGTTCAGGCATCGAGGTCCTCAAGGCAGTAGGCGCAACCGTCAAAGAAGTCGTAGACGCATACATGCAGGGCAAACTTGAAGAGCTAAGCGAAGGCTGCCCGGACGCACACCACCATTAG
- a CDS encoding radical SAM protein: MTKKGPLLIVPWRCTFACDSNCAHCTSAKKQAFPDEINTQTAKQLVDQVSEFGASFFGVTGGQPFLRKDLFEVLDYATSLGLNTSIITDGRMLDEKAIKNIIKNKTKISVSIDGAEQTNDAIRGKGAYAAAIKAIESFAKADLLNVLVYTFANAGDVTNANEADMVHVIELAKKYGARWVVFHGFIPYSSDASSLKADLTPAQYEWACNKLYDLTQKYDGNPGINVYIPFYARVVKQRGMIDFEGWYNSFFLGRCFFGKFMSIAENGDVIPCSYNDVYHIGNIKNRPIKQIWQDLQDSAFFNKVQDKNNLKGKCGVCEYNDICGGCRSAALFYTGDIFGSDPRCGYVPQSLRK, translated from the coding sequence GTGACAAAGAAAGGTCCCCTACTAATCGTTCCATGGCGCTGCACCTTTGCCTGCGATAGCAACTGTGCCCACTGCACCTCAGCAAAGAAACAAGCTTTTCCCGATGAAATAAACACCCAGACGGCCAAACAACTCGTCGATCAAGTCAGCGAGTTCGGCGCCAGCTTCTTTGGCGTCACTGGCGGGCAGCCGTTTCTGCGTAAAGACCTCTTTGAAGTGCTCGACTACGCCACCAGCCTGGGGTTAAACACCAGCATCATAACCGACGGGCGCATGCTGGATGAGAAAGCAATCAAGAACATCATTAAAAACAAAACTAAAATCTCCGTCAGCATAGACGGCGCCGAGCAAACCAACGATGCCATCCGTGGTAAAGGCGCCTACGCCGCCGCGATTAAGGCCATTGAAAGTTTTGCAAAGGCAGATTTGCTTAATGTTTTAGTCTATACTTTCGCTAACGCCGGCGATGTCACCAACGCCAACGAGGCCGATATGGTGCATGTGATTGAACTCGCCAAGAAATACGGGGCCCGCTGGGTGGTCTTCCATGGCTTTATCCCCTACAGCAGCGATGCCAGCAGCCTAAAAGCGGACCTTACGCCTGCACAGTATGAGTGGGCATGCAACAAACTCTACGATTTAACCCAGAAATACGATGGCAACCCCGGCATAAACGTCTACATTCCCTTCTACGCGCGGGTCGTCAAGCAGCGGGGCATGATTGACTTCGAAGGCTGGTACAACAGCTTCTTTTTAGGCCGCTGCTTCTTTGGCAAATTCATGAGTATAGCCGAAAACGGCGACGTCATCCCCTGCAGCTACAACGACGTCTACCACATCGGCAACATCAAAAACCGCCCCATCAAACAGATATGGCAAGACCTGCAGGACAGCGCCTTCTTTAACAAAGTCCAGGACAAAAATAACCTTAAGGGCAAATGCGGCGTCTGCGAATACAACGACATCTGCGGCGGATGCCGGTCTGCGGCGCTCTTCTACACCGGCGACATCTTCGGCTCGGACCCACGATGCGGCTATGTGCCACAGTCACTGCGGAAATAA